A genomic window from Catenulispora sp. GP43 includes:
- a CDS encoding NADH-ubiquinone oxidoreductase-F iron-sulfur binding region domain-containing protein has protein sequence MTEIHSLMTGPAPLLGESPDRRETGDAYWRAGGYREMSPDLLFNRVKAAGLRGRGGAGFPAAAKVQAVRAAGSVPVVVANGAEGEPGSVKDRWLMRARPHLVLDGMLRAADMTRAARCYVYVADDEAADSMRRALAEREPVVPTWIVRFEHSYVAGEETSAIRRINGGPALPAAKPPRPFESGVDGVPTLVANVETLARIALLAARPQTPDSAVLTVSGRGLEAELVEVPVGTSLQALAYRADRLDTPGVLMGGMFGGILGPGGLATALEPAALAAAGSALGCGAVYFLAPGECPVGLAADGLARLAAESSRQCGVCVSGTAALARTMTSVVHGTAGQEDLARLSRWSQSLVRRGACGLLDAAANLAASLLRSFGPLTEAHLDGRCPRCSADGTPDSDRFQVAPPTVRTTSHPVSAPR, from the coding sequence ATGACCGAGATCCATTCCCTGATGACAGGGCCCGCACCGCTGCTCGGCGAGAGCCCCGACCGCCGGGAGACCGGCGACGCCTACTGGCGGGCCGGCGGGTATCGCGAGATGTCACCCGACCTGCTGTTCAACCGTGTCAAAGCCGCCGGACTGCGCGGACGCGGCGGTGCCGGCTTCCCGGCCGCCGCCAAGGTGCAGGCCGTGCGGGCCGCCGGCTCGGTACCGGTGGTCGTCGCCAACGGCGCCGAAGGAGAACCGGGCTCGGTCAAGGACCGATGGCTGATGCGGGCGCGGCCGCACCTCGTCCTGGACGGCATGCTGCGGGCCGCCGACATGACGCGCGCCGCGCGCTGCTACGTCTACGTGGCCGACGACGAAGCCGCCGACAGCATGCGCCGCGCGCTGGCCGAACGCGAGCCCGTCGTGCCCACGTGGATCGTGCGGTTCGAGCACAGTTACGTCGCCGGCGAGGAGACGTCGGCGATCCGCCGGATCAACGGCGGCCCCGCGCTGCCGGCCGCGAAACCCCCGCGGCCCTTCGAGTCCGGCGTCGACGGCGTCCCGACGCTCGTCGCGAACGTCGAGACCCTGGCCCGGATCGCCCTGCTGGCGGCGCGGCCGCAGACCCCCGACTCGGCGGTGCTGACGGTCTCCGGCCGGGGCCTGGAAGCCGAGCTGGTCGAGGTGCCCGTCGGCACGTCGCTGCAGGCCCTGGCCTACCGCGCGGACCGCCTCGACACGCCCGGCGTCCTGATGGGAGGCATGTTCGGGGGGATCCTCGGCCCCGGCGGCCTGGCGACCGCGCTCGAACCGGCCGCCCTGGCCGCGGCGGGATCGGCGCTCGGCTGCGGGGCCGTGTACTTCCTGGCTCCCGGCGAGTGCCCGGTCGGGCTCGCCGCCGACGGCCTGGCGCGCCTGGCCGCCGAGAGCAGCCGCCAGTGCGGGGTCTGCGTCTCCGGCACCGCCGCGCTGGCGCGCACGATGACGTCCGTCGTCCACGGCACCGCGGGGCAGGAGGACCTGGCCCGGCTCAGCCGCTGGTCGCAGAGCTTGGTCCGGCGCGGCGCGTGCGGCCTGCTCGACGCGGCGGCGAACCTCGCCGCCTCCCTTCTGCGCTCCTTCGGCCCGCTCACCGAGGCCCACCTCGACGGCCGCTGCCCGCGCTGCTCCGCCGACGGGACGCCGGACTCCGACCGGTTCCAGGTGGCGCCCCCGACCGTCCGAACCACCAGTCACCCCGTATCAGCACCGCGATAG
- a CDS encoding aromatic ring-hydroxylating dioxygenase subunit alpha: MPITEPLAAVTAPGGRPAEPPPPPALAARYYTDPALAEAEQNAVFAKSWQLVCHESDLPNPGSRLTAWAAGREVLVVRDGEGGLAAFLNVCRHRGTRLVDAPEPEPETPAAIRCPYHGWTYKLDGSLVGAPEGRQIPCLDKPKLGLFTVAVESFLGFVFVNVDGTAAPLAQTCAGLAGQVGRYAGGDLVPVGRDRIHDLAGAEVQGANWKVAVDNYLEGYHVPVAHPGLMRLLDYQNYRITEEAADYVLFETPLRDKPSSNWRERLYQRLTSTMPGLREEDQRMWRYAVIYPNTLLDFYPDHVLAWTAIPAGQDRVAVPGGFYTRRGSSRRTRLARRLNIAIGWITSDEDAELLRRVQSGIRTPGFEPGPLSRREAGVGWFADRIRADLGSQGSQGSQGSHRSQRSSEGSDERR, from the coding sequence GTGCCGATCACCGAACCGCTGGCGGCGGTCACCGCGCCGGGCGGACGCCCGGCCGAACCGCCCCCGCCGCCGGCCCTGGCCGCGCGCTACTACACCGACCCGGCGCTGGCCGAGGCCGAACAGAACGCGGTCTTCGCCAAGAGCTGGCAGCTGGTCTGCCACGAATCCGATCTGCCGAACCCCGGTTCCCGGCTGACCGCCTGGGCCGCCGGCCGCGAGGTGCTCGTGGTCCGCGACGGCGAGGGCGGTCTGGCCGCGTTCCTCAACGTCTGCCGGCATCGCGGGACCCGCCTGGTCGACGCCCCCGAGCCGGAGCCCGAGACGCCCGCGGCGATCCGCTGCCCCTATCACGGCTGGACCTACAAGCTCGACGGCTCGCTGGTCGGGGCACCGGAGGGCCGCCAGATCCCCTGCCTGGACAAGCCGAAGCTCGGCCTGTTCACCGTCGCCGTGGAGTCCTTCCTGGGCTTCGTGTTCGTCAACGTCGACGGCACCGCCGCGCCGCTGGCCCAGACCTGCGCGGGCCTGGCCGGGCAGGTGGGCCGCTACGCCGGGGGCGACCTGGTGCCGGTGGGCCGGGACCGGATCCACGATCTGGCCGGGGCCGAGGTCCAGGGCGCCAACTGGAAGGTCGCCGTCGACAACTACCTGGAGGGCTACCACGTGCCGGTCGCCCACCCCGGGCTGATGCGGCTGCTCGACTACCAGAACTACCGGATCACCGAGGAGGCCGCGGACTACGTCCTGTTCGAGACGCCGCTGCGCGACAAGCCGTCGTCCAACTGGCGCGAACGCCTCTATCAGCGGCTGACCTCGACGATGCCGGGCCTGCGGGAGGAAGACCAGCGGATGTGGCGCTACGCCGTCATCTACCCGAACACGCTGCTCGACTTCTATCCCGACCACGTGCTCGCCTGGACCGCCATCCCCGCGGGCCAGGACCGCGTCGCCGTCCCCGGCGGCTTCTACACCCGCCGGGGCTCCAGCAGGCGGACCCGCCTGGCACGCCGGCTCAACATCGCCATCGGCTGGATCACCAGCGACGAGGACGCCGAACTGCTGCGCCGGGTCCAATCCGGCATCCGCACCCCCGGCTTCGAACCGGGCCCGCTCTCGCGCCGCGAAGCCGGAGTCGGCTGGTTCGCCGATAGGATCCGAGCCGACCTGGGTTCGCAGGGTTCGCAGGGTTCGCAGGGATCACACAGATCCCAGAGATCATCCGAAGGGAGCGATGAGCGGCGATGA
- a CDS encoding TetR/AcrR family transcriptional regulator → MSAETRTEQTRAVILRAACEVIAETGFEKVRMRMVAERAGVSTAALHYHFDTREKLFLEALRYSYDTTGSENTATAPPSQTPHTWLLARAIDDCLPGDTELRRDFLLWQELHLRAVRDPDSRSVARDLYANLRDWIAGIVRDGQGAGEFGACDVGRLADLIIALTDGYGARILLGASAMTLDDARDQIWAVVAPQLGVHTPIPATGPRTVTG, encoded by the coding sequence ATGAGCGCTGAGACCAGGACCGAGCAGACTCGCGCGGTGATCCTGCGGGCGGCGTGCGAGGTCATCGCCGAGACCGGGTTCGAGAAGGTCAGGATGCGGATGGTGGCCGAGCGGGCCGGCGTGTCCACGGCCGCGCTCCACTATCACTTCGACACCCGCGAGAAGCTCTTCCTGGAAGCGCTGCGCTACTCCTACGACACCACGGGTTCTGAGAACACCGCGACCGCGCCGCCGTCACAGACCCCGCACACCTGGCTCCTGGCCCGGGCCATCGACGACTGCCTGCCCGGCGACACCGAACTGCGCCGCGACTTCCTGCTCTGGCAGGAGCTGCATCTGCGCGCCGTCCGGGACCCCGACTCCCGGTCCGTCGCCCGCGACCTGTACGCGAACCTGCGGGACTGGATCGCCGGGATCGTCCGCGACGGCCAGGGCGCCGGCGAGTTCGGAGCCTGCGACGTCGGGCGGCTGGCCGACCTGATCATCGCGCTCACCGACGGCTACGGCGCGCGGATCCTGCTCGGCGCCTCGGCGATGACGCTGGACGACGCGCGCGACCAGATCTGGGCCGTCGTCGCCCCGCAGCTCGGGGTGCACACACCGATTCCGGCCACCGGCCCCAGGACCGTCACCGGGTAA
- a CDS encoding spermidine/putrescine ABC transporter substrate-binding protein — protein MSRQSSEESFEPSRRSLLRAGAAGAVALTAAGCGFTGSGGAGAAGSPGPAAAAASTEPPIDVKVDGDLVYFNWADYVDPSVFDGFQKEYGVKVIQSNFDSMESMGAKLAAGNKYDVVFPSAKWTQRLAAGGKLHRIDHTALKNAPAIFDHYDYFQDPWYDDASGHSVPFTMYKTGIGWRKDKLGDLTGSWQDLWSPAANGDVFLLDDEDEVLGMAALKLGLPINTADAADLAKIDAELKNLRPRLRGFSSDDYNNLLNGNALMTQAWSGDMVSVLNQAKDASVYGFQTAREGSPVNTDCYVIPANAEHPGTAMLFIDYMLRPENVIKNIDYIGYPMPVNGTEDAYAKLVAQFPQCVIKPEDLVTDRMFQNGTAAQGHARDAVWTDVKAG, from the coding sequence ATGTCCCGCCAGTCTTCCGAGGAGTCCTTCGAGCCGTCCCGCCGATCGCTTCTGCGCGCCGGGGCCGCCGGCGCGGTGGCCCTGACCGCGGCCGGGTGCGGATTCACCGGGTCGGGCGGCGCCGGAGCCGCCGGGTCGCCGGGCCCGGCCGCCGCGGCGGCGTCGACCGAGCCGCCCATCGACGTCAAGGTGGACGGCGACCTGGTCTACTTCAACTGGGCCGACTACGTCGACCCGTCCGTCTTCGACGGGTTCCAGAAGGAGTACGGCGTCAAGGTCATCCAGTCCAACTTCGACTCGATGGAGTCGATGGGCGCCAAGCTGGCCGCCGGGAACAAGTACGACGTCGTCTTCCCCTCGGCCAAGTGGACCCAGCGCCTGGCCGCGGGCGGGAAGCTGCACCGCATCGACCACACGGCGCTGAAGAACGCCCCGGCGATCTTCGACCACTACGACTACTTCCAGGACCCCTGGTACGACGACGCGTCCGGGCACAGCGTCCCGTTCACCATGTACAAGACCGGGATCGGCTGGCGCAAGGACAAGCTCGGGGACCTGACCGGCTCCTGGCAGGACCTGTGGTCCCCGGCCGCCAACGGCGACGTGTTCCTGCTGGACGACGAGGACGAGGTGCTGGGCATGGCGGCGCTGAAGCTCGGCCTGCCCATCAACACCGCCGACGCCGCGGACCTGGCGAAGATCGACGCCGAGCTGAAGAACCTGCGCCCGCGCCTGCGCGGCTTCTCCAGCGACGACTACAACAACCTGCTCAACGGCAATGCCCTGATGACCCAGGCCTGGAGCGGCGACATGGTCTCCGTGCTCAACCAGGCCAAGGACGCCTCGGTCTACGGGTTCCAGACCGCCAGGGAGGGGTCGCCGGTGAACACGGACTGCTACGTGATCCCGGCCAACGCCGAGCATCCCGGCACCGCGATGCTCTTCATCGACTACATGCTCCGGCCGGAGAACGTCATCAAGAACATCGACTACATCGGCTACCCGATGCCCGTGAACGGCACCGAGGACGCCTACGCGAAGCTCGTCGCGCAGTTCCCCCAATGCGTCATCAAGCCCGAGGACCTGGTGACCGACCGCATGTTCCAGAACGGCACGGCTGCCCAGGGGCACGCCCGCGACGCCGTGTGGACCGACGTGAAAGCCGGCTGA
- a CDS encoding ABC transporter permease yields MVDIVPEPTTGPTRPAAADTRIWNRLALPGTLWMSVFFISSLLLVAALSFGTTDDLGNPRFGTTLDNIRRLGAPAYRTVMFRSLEYAALTSVLCLLIAYPVAYAIALHAGRFKNALIAAIVVPFFANYLVRMYGWSVVLSDDGPVLRFLRATGLADSHTKILNTGPGVIAGLVYGFVVFMIIPLYAALERLDTSLVEAGRDLYGGPLRTFLFVTVPATRQGAAAGMVLVFLPAMGDFVSAQFLGGPNQIMIGNLIQDKFFEGQDWPLGSALTMLLMAVLLVGMFGYLRRARKDEAEATR; encoded by the coding sequence ATGGTCGACATCGTCCCCGAACCCACGACCGGCCCGACCCGGCCGGCCGCTGCCGACACCCGGATCTGGAACCGCCTGGCGCTACCCGGCACGCTGTGGATGTCGGTGTTCTTCATCTCCTCGCTGCTGCTCGTCGCGGCGCTGTCCTTCGGGACCACCGACGATCTGGGCAACCCGCGGTTCGGCACCACGCTGGACAACATCCGGCGGCTGGGCGCGCCGGCCTACCGGACCGTGATGTTCCGCTCGCTGGAGTACGCGGCCCTGACGTCCGTACTCTGCCTGCTGATCGCCTATCCGGTCGCCTACGCGATCGCGCTGCACGCCGGACGGTTCAAGAACGCGCTGATCGCCGCGATCGTCGTGCCCTTCTTCGCCAACTACCTGGTCCGGATGTACGGCTGGTCGGTGGTGCTGTCCGACGACGGCCCGGTACTGCGCTTCCTGCGCGCGACCGGGCTCGCGGACTCGCACACGAAGATCCTCAACACCGGGCCCGGCGTCATCGCCGGCCTGGTCTACGGCTTCGTGGTGTTCATGATCATCCCGTTGTACGCGGCGCTGGAGCGCCTGGACACGTCTTTGGTCGAGGCCGGCCGCGACCTGTACGGCGGCCCGCTGCGCACCTTCCTGTTCGTCACGGTCCCCGCGACGCGGCAGGGCGCGGCGGCCGGGATGGTGCTGGTGTTCCTGCCGGCCATGGGCGACTTCGTGTCCGCGCAGTTCCTGGGCGGCCCGAACCAGATCATGATCGGCAACCTGATCCAGGACAAGTTCTTCGAGGGCCAGGACTGGCCGCTGGGCTCGGCGCTGACGATGCTGCTGATGGCCGTGCTCCTGGTCGGCATGTTCGGCTACCTGCGGCGGGCCCGCAAGGACGAGGCGGAGGCGACCCGATGA
- a CDS encoding ABC transporter permease: MSAAIFRNRSGRLRPHRRGVEAKPRFAFVVTVLFFILLYLPIGMVVLFSFNSQKSLTVFKHFSTRWYSAFFHDHVLLSSLGMSLKISLVAMIGSVALGVALALGLVRARGRLGSYSALIMLVPLITPEIVTGVASLMLYKGLNITLSTGTVMISEITFSISYVTVILRSRVAALNPEVEEAAMDLGATRWQALRLVTLPALLPAILASAVLIFALVFDDFVLAYFTTGVDPQPLAVRIYSAIRFGVEPTINAVGTLMLAGSITLIAAALSIPRLFGRSGGLDLLSGD; encoded by the coding sequence ATGAGCGCTGCGATCTTCCGGAACCGCTCGGGGCGGCTTCGTCCCCACCGGCGCGGTGTCGAGGCCAAGCCCCGCTTCGCCTTCGTGGTCACCGTGCTCTTCTTCATCCTGCTCTACCTGCCGATCGGCATGGTCGTGCTGTTCTCCTTCAACTCCCAGAAGTCGCTGACCGTCTTCAAGCACTTCAGCACCCGGTGGTACTCGGCCTTCTTCCACGACCACGTCCTGCTGTCCTCGCTGGGCATGAGCCTGAAGATCTCGCTGGTGGCGATGATCGGCTCGGTGGCCCTGGGCGTCGCGCTGGCGCTGGGCCTGGTGCGGGCGCGCGGCCGGCTCGGCTCGTACTCCGCGCTGATCATGCTGGTCCCGCTCATCACGCCGGAGATCGTCACCGGTGTGGCGTCGCTGATGCTCTACAAGGGCCTGAACATCACGCTGTCCACCGGCACGGTGATGATCTCCGAGATCACCTTCTCCATCTCCTACGTGACGGTGATCCTGCGCTCGCGGGTCGCCGCGCTCAACCCGGAGGTCGAAGAGGCCGCCATGGACCTGGGCGCGACGCGGTGGCAGGCGCTGCGCCTGGTGACGCTGCCGGCGCTGCTGCCCGCCATCCTGGCCAGCGCGGTCCTGATCTTCGCCCTGGTCTTCGACGACTTCGTCCTGGCCTACTTCACCACCGGGGTGGACCCGCAGCCGCTGGCCGTCCGCATCTACTCCGCCATCCGCTTCGGCGTCGAGCCGACCATCAACGCCGTCGGCACGCTGATGCTGGCCGGCTCGATCACCCTCATCGCCGCGGCTCTGTCCATCCCGCGCTTGTTCGGCCGCTCCGGCGGCCTCGACCTCCTGTCCGGGGACTGA
- a CDS encoding ABC transporter ATP-binding protein, with the protein MSTTTSAATPAAPAEPATPAVRLDRITKKFGGDDDSAAVADLSLDIAPGEFFSLLGPSGCGKTTTLRMIGGFADPTAGTILLAGQDVTRLPPNKRNVNTVFQSYALFDHLSVADNVAFGLKRAGVARPEIKRRVGEMLDLVQLDTFADRKPRTLSGGQRQRVALARALVNRPAVLLLDEPLAALDLKLRRQMQIELKQIQREVGITFVFVTHDQDEALTMSDRVAVMNAGHVEHCGTPEDVYERPETKFVASFMGTSNLMTGVYRSAAGAVQISGGPAIAVGTCPEIADGTEVSVSIRPEKIWLSDFEADMPRARGVIKDTVYSGPTTTYLIELAPGVTVAALEQNTARSRNEDRWAGGEEVEIAWKTEHCLVLA; encoded by the coding sequence ATGAGCACCACCACTTCGGCCGCCACGCCCGCGGCTCCCGCGGAGCCCGCCACCCCCGCAGTCCGGCTGGACCGGATCACCAAGAAGTTCGGCGGCGACGACGACAGCGCCGCCGTCGCCGACCTGAGCCTGGACATCGCCCCGGGCGAGTTCTTCTCCCTGCTCGGGCCCTCCGGCTGCGGCAAGACCACGACCCTGCGGATGATCGGCGGCTTCGCCGATCCGACGGCCGGGACGATCCTGCTCGCCGGGCAGGACGTGACCCGCCTGCCGCCGAACAAGCGGAACGTCAACACCGTGTTCCAGAGCTACGCGCTGTTCGACCACCTCTCGGTGGCCGACAACGTCGCCTTCGGCCTCAAGCGGGCCGGCGTCGCACGGCCGGAGATCAAGCGCCGGGTCGGCGAGATGCTGGACCTGGTGCAGCTGGACACGTTCGCCGACCGCAAGCCCCGCACCCTGTCCGGCGGCCAGCGCCAGCGCGTCGCGCTGGCCCGCGCCCTGGTCAACCGGCCGGCCGTGCTGCTGCTGGACGAGCCGCTGGCCGCCCTGGACCTGAAGCTGCGGCGGCAGATGCAGATCGAGCTCAAGCAGATCCAGCGCGAGGTCGGCATCACCTTCGTGTTCGTCACCCACGACCAGGACGAGGCGCTGACCATGTCCGACCGGGTGGCCGTGATGAACGCCGGGCACGTGGAGCACTGCGGCACGCCCGAGGACGTGTACGAGCGTCCGGAGACGAAGTTCGTCGCGTCCTTCATGGGGACCTCGAACCTCATGACCGGCGTCTACCGGTCCGCCGCCGGTGCCGTCCAGATCAGCGGCGGCCCGGCGATCGCCGTCGGGACCTGTCCGGAGATCGCCGACGGCACCGAGGTCAGCGTCTCGATCCGGCCGGAGAAGATCTGGCTGTCGGACTTCGAGGCGGACATGCCGCGGGCCCGCGGCGTCATCAAGGACACCGTGTACTCGGGCCCGACCACGACCTATCTGATCGAGCTGGCGCCCGGCGTGACCGTCGCCGCGCTGGAACAGAACACCGCGCGATCCCGGAACGAGGACCGCTGGGCCGGCGGCGAAGAGGTCGAGATCGCCTGGAAGACCGAGCACTGCCTGGTCCTGGCCTGA
- a CDS encoding flavin monoamine oxidase family protein, with product MHHYDVIVLGAGLAGLSAARDLAAGGADVLVLEARDRVGGRVEQAVLDDGRIVQLGGEVVGRAHTAYLGLVAELGLTLVPSYVAEPGLIARATPEGVSAGDPPHWFGPGDEDCQRRVTQEFVDLARTVDPDDPWSHPDAAALDALSVGQWLRSVGATPEVVRLWEIGQLSLASGSVERTSLLGALRKNAAVPSAGHYDYEDWEGLRVAEGSATVALAMTVELGHRVRAGAAVAAVEVRAGRCTVRLVGGETLTADAVVSALPAGPLRSVAVTGVSDERLASLHAQRQACAAKLAVAYDRPFWREQGMNALSECEDVLGSTWPQGVGLLSALIPPERYGVMLGMPPQARMRELISDIARLYGPEAEQPTAAYLRMWGTDPWTQGYVTQWAPGDVMRVGPLHGTHEPPFYVCGSDQWVAGYMEGAVRTGRATATEVLRHG from the coding sequence ATGCACCACTACGACGTGATCGTCCTCGGCGCGGGCCTCGCGGGGCTGTCCGCCGCGCGGGACCTGGCCGCCGGCGGCGCGGACGTCCTGGTCCTGGAGGCCCGGGACCGGGTCGGCGGGCGGGTCGAGCAGGCGGTGCTCGACGACGGCCGGATCGTGCAGCTCGGCGGCGAGGTGGTCGGGCGCGCGCACACCGCGTATCTGGGCCTGGTCGCCGAACTCGGCCTGACCCTGGTCCCCAGCTACGTCGCCGAGCCCGGGCTGATCGCCCGCGCCACGCCGGAAGGCGTCTCGGCCGGGGATCCGCCGCACTGGTTCGGCCCGGGGGACGAGGACTGCCAGCGGCGGGTGACGCAGGAGTTCGTGGACCTGGCCCGGACCGTCGACCCGGACGACCCGTGGTCGCACCCGGACGCGGCAGCGCTCGACGCGCTGTCGGTGGGCCAGTGGCTGCGGTCCGTCGGCGCGACCCCCGAGGTCGTGCGGCTGTGGGAGATCGGACAGCTCAGCCTGGCCAGCGGCTCGGTCGAGCGGACGTCGCTGCTCGGCGCGCTACGGAAGAACGCGGCGGTACCGAGCGCGGGCCACTACGACTACGAGGACTGGGAAGGGCTGCGCGTCGCCGAGGGCTCGGCGACGGTGGCCCTGGCCATGACCGTCGAGCTGGGGCACCGGGTGCGGGCCGGTGCCGCGGTGGCGGCCGTGGAGGTGCGGGCTGGACGCTGCACGGTCCGCCTCGTGGGAGGCGAGACGCTGACCGCCGACGCGGTGGTCAGCGCGCTGCCGGCGGGGCCGCTGCGGTCGGTCGCCGTGACCGGGGTGTCGGACGAGCGGCTCGCCTCGCTGCACGCACAACGCCAGGCGTGCGCAGCGAAGTTGGCAGTGGCGTACGACCGGCCGTTCTGGCGCGAGCAGGGAATGAACGCTCTGTCCGAGTGCGAGGACGTGCTCGGCAGCACCTGGCCGCAGGGGGTCGGACTGCTCTCTGCGCTGATTCCGCCTGAACGCTACGGCGTGATGTTGGGGATGCCGCCACAAGCGCGTATGCGGGAGCTGATATCGGACATCGCACGGCTCTACGGCCCCGAGGCCGAGCAGCCGACCGCCGCCTACTTGCGGATGTGGGGAACCGATCCGTGGACGCAGGGATACGTGACGCAGTGGGCTCCGGGAGACGTGATGCGGGTCGGACCGCTGCACGGCACGCATGAGCCGCCGTTCTACGTCTGCGGCTCGGATCAGTGGGTCGCCGGATACATGGAAGGCGCGGTGCGGACCGGCCGCGCGACGGCCACGGAGGTGCTGCGGCATGGCTGA
- a CDS encoding aminobutyraldehyde dehydrogenase, with protein MAEVTAEVPTVLNLIGGRESAAACGAHLDLVDPSTGRVAGRSALSDADDVDAACAAAASASDSWSATTPAERQRALLRIADDVEARAGAFADAEVRETGKPRALFLRDEFPAIVDVLRFFAGAARALPGAAAAEYAEGRTSMLRREPVGVCAQITPWNYPLMMAVWKLAPAVAAGNTTVLKPADTTPSTTALLARIAAEHLPPGVANVVCGDRETGRALVAHPAVRLVAVTGSVRAGRQIAAACAADLKRVHLELGGNAPVVVHDDVDVEVTAAALAAVAFYNAGQDCTAATRLLVDRTIHDAFVAAFTEQVAALRTGPTADADFGPLNSAAQLAAVRGVLERLPAHAEVAVGGHALDGPGWYHEPTVVLHVAQDDEIVQEETFGPVVTVQSFATEAEAMALANGVRHGLAASVWTRDHDRAMRAVRGFRSGIAWANTHGTTVSEMPHGGIGHSGYGSDLAMAGLLDYTQVKHVMV; from the coding sequence ATGGCTGAGGTCACCGCTGAGGTCCCTACTGTTCTCAACCTCATCGGCGGACGCGAGTCAGCGGCGGCGTGCGGCGCGCACCTTGACCTCGTCGACCCGTCGACCGGTCGGGTCGCCGGCCGATCCGCTCTGTCCGACGCGGACGACGTCGATGCGGCATGTGCAGCGGCGGCCTCGGCATCCGACTCCTGGTCGGCGACCACCCCGGCCGAGCGCCAGCGGGCGTTGCTGCGCATAGCCGACGACGTCGAGGCGCGGGCCGGGGCGTTCGCCGACGCGGAGGTCCGGGAGACCGGCAAGCCCCGGGCCCTGTTCCTGCGGGACGAGTTCCCGGCGATCGTCGACGTGCTGCGCTTCTTCGCCGGGGCGGCCCGCGCCCTGCCGGGCGCGGCGGCGGCCGAGTACGCCGAGGGCCGCACGTCGATGCTGCGACGCGAGCCGGTCGGCGTGTGCGCGCAGATCACGCCGTGGAACTACCCGCTGATGATGGCCGTGTGGAAACTCGCGCCGGCGGTGGCCGCGGGCAACACCACGGTGCTGAAACCCGCCGACACCACACCCTCGACGACAGCCCTGCTCGCCCGCATCGCCGCCGAACACCTGCCGCCGGGCGTGGCCAACGTCGTGTGCGGCGACCGCGAGACCGGACGCGCACTGGTGGCGCACCCCGCGGTCCGCCTCGTCGCGGTGACCGGGAGCGTCCGCGCCGGCCGCCAGATCGCGGCCGCGTGCGCCGCCGACCTCAAACGCGTGCACCTGGAACTCGGCGGCAACGCCCCGGTCGTCGTCCACGACGACGTGGACGTGGAGGTGACGGCCGCCGCCCTGGCCGCCGTCGCGTTCTACAACGCCGGCCAGGACTGCACCGCGGCGACGCGCCTGCTGGTCGACCGGACGATCCACGACGCCTTCGTGGCGGCGTTCACCGAGCAGGTAGCGGCACTGCGCACCGGCCCGACAGCCGACGCCGACTTCGGCCCCCTCAACAGCGCCGCCCAGCTGGCGGCGGTCCGCGGTGTCCTGGAACGCCTGCCGGCGCACGCGGAAGTGGCGGTGGGCGGCCACGCACTCGACGGCCCCGGCTGGTACCACGAACCGACGGTGGTCCTGCACGTCGCGCAGGACGACGAGATCGTCCAGGAGGAGACCTTCGGCCCGGTCGTCACGGTGCAGTCGTTCGCCACCGAGGCCGAGGCCATGGCGCTGGCCAACGGCGTCCGCCACGGACTGGCCGCGAGCGTGTGGACGCGCGACCACGACCGCGCGATGCGGGCGGTACGCGGCTTCCGCTCCGGGATCGCGTGGGCCAACACGCACGGCACGACGGTGTCGGAGATGCCGCACGGCGGAATCGGGCACTCCGGCTACGGCAGCGATCTCGCGATGGCCGGGCTGCTGGACTACACGCAGGTCAAGCACGTCATGGTCTGA
- a CDS encoding glycosyltransferase family 2 protein — MQSTSGNSTLIIIPAWNEGASIEAVVKDLRSSLPDVDVLVVDDGSTDDTAAVAGAAGAKVVQLPYNLGVGGARRLGYVYARNYGYQIAVQFDADGQHQSSSIPALIAGLEEADLVIGARFAGAGEYRASGPRWWAMSLFSFVISRQARTRLTDTTSGLRVCNRDLIEYFARWYPVEYLADTIDTLVRVIKAGYTVRQVPVVMQPRIGGVPSTSPLKSVPYLVRAVFVLLLAYIRE, encoded by the coding sequence GTGCAGTCGACGAGCGGAAACAGCACGCTGATCATCATTCCGGCCTGGAATGAGGGTGCGTCGATCGAGGCCGTCGTCAAGGACCTGCGGTCGTCGCTGCCCGACGTGGACGTCCTGGTCGTCGACGACGGGTCGACGGACGATACAGCGGCCGTCGCCGGTGCGGCGGGGGCCAAGGTGGTGCAGCTGCCGTACAACCTCGGTGTCGGCGGGGCCCGGCGCCTGGGATATGTCTACGCCCGGAATTACGGATACCAGATCGCCGTCCAATTCGACGCCGACGGCCAGCACCAGTCGAGCAGCATCCCCGCACTGATCGCCGGCCTGGAGGAAGCCGACCTCGTCATCGGCGCCAGATTCGCCGGAGCGGGTGAATACCGCGCATCCGGGCCGCGGTGGTGGGCGATGTCCTTGTTCAGCTTCGTCATCTCACGGCAGGCGAGGACCAGGCTCACCGACACGACATCCGGCCTTCGCGTCTGCAATCGGGACCTCATCGAGTACTTCGCGAGGTGGTATCCGGTCGAATACCTCGCGGACACCATCGACACCCTGGTCCGGGTCATCAAGGCGGGTTACACCGTGCGCCAGGTGCCCGTCGTGATGCAGCCGCGGATTGGAGGAGTCCCCAGTACGTCTCCTTTGAAATCCGTTCCCTACCTCGTCCGCGCGGTCTTCGTGTTGCTCCTGGCGTACATCCGCGAATAG